The genomic region GGAGGCAATGGCAATGATGTCCTCTGGGGAGATTTGGGAAATGATACCTTAATTGGCGGGACAGGAGAGGATATCTTGGTCTTGCGCGAAGGGGATGGGGTTAATTTAGTGATAGATTTTGAACTCGGAATTGACCGCATTGGATTGGCAGCGGGATTAACTAGAGAGCAATTGAGCATTACTCAAGGAACTGGGGTGACTAATATTTCGGTTGGGGGTGAACTTCTGGTGGTTTTGAGTAATCTGGATGCTTCGATGATTACTCCGGCGGATATTGTGATGATTTAGGGGAAATTTGAGGGGATTTTTTCCGACTCCAAGGGTTAGGATTCGGAGGGAATGGGTCGAGTGGCAAGGGCGGCGATCGCCACGCCAATCAGCAAGACGACTGCACCACCGATTACCCCCATTCCAGGCAGTTCTCCAAAAATAAAATAGCCTAAAATACTAGCCCCTACAGGTTCAAATAGGATAACTAAGGTAACCAACGTTGGGGAAATCCAACGCAACCCCCAGTTAAAACTCGTATGTCCAATCAGTTGGGGTCCGATCGCCATCAAGAGAACATACCCATACACCGATGGGGGATACCCCAAATAACGGGTTCCCCATAACAGCGGTAATGGCAACAAAATCAGGGCCGCACTACTATAGGCGATCGCCGCATAACTGCCAATTCCCATCCCCCGCCGTTGTGCCTCTTTTCCTAACAATAAATACCCGCTAATTGCCCAGGACCCAATCAAAGCTAAACTATTCCCCAGTAGCGGATGACTGGCGATCGCACTCGATTCAGTCCCACTCAACCCGATTGCTAATCCCCCGATTAATGCTAGGGTCATCCCCACTAAAGTCTTGGAATTTGGCTTTTCTCCAAACAGGAAGGAAAACAGGGCAATCCATACGGGATTTGTGGTGACGATCGCCGTAGAGGCGGCAATCGAGGTATAGGATAAGGACGTAATCCAAGTGGCAAAATGAAGGGCGAGAAATCCCCCGGCAACCCCAGCATAAATAATCGCCCCAGATTGTAGAGGTTGCGGTTTGATGTTTCTCCAGGCAGGTAGCAACAATAGGGCCGCTAAACTCAACCGAGAGGCCGCTAAAATCAGGCTAAATCCTACCCCTTGCACCCCGGCGGCCTGGAATGCTAATCGGATTAAAATCGCCCCAGTAGATAAAGCGAAAATACCTAGTCCTAAAATTAAAATGAGAGTCCAAGGGGCCGGTTTCATGGTTCACTTCCTGTACTGGCAAGACTTCCGCAAATTGAACCGATAGAACTCAATCCGTAGGCGGGCAGTCAATAAATTGATACTTGTACGGATGCCGGGAATCAGCTAGTCCGGACGGGGCTGTATTTATCATCACCTCAAGCCTTAACATGGCCCTCTCTATCCGGGTATATACCTAAGTCCCTCTCCGATCCCATAATCTAACTTAAGATAGATATAAAAGTCTTTTATGAGTGGTATAAATTAGGATATGAATTTGCCAATTTCTATTCATATTAAAGGTAGAAAAAGAGGGCAAACGTCAAACCCCAACCCACTTAACATTGATTGCCATTAAAATGCTATTAAATTCAACCCTGGAAGAACAAGTTAAAAACGACCCTGCTTTTCCACATCTTTTATGTTTTCATAGCAATTCAACTCCTTATCTTCAAATTATAAAACTAATTAATTCAAAAGACTTTGAATTAGAACGGGTTCTTTTTCCTCAACAACGGTTGATGTTTACCGCTGCTCCCGAGGCCCAATTAGAAATTACCACTTGTCAAAATGGCATCCCTGGGAGGCCGGAACGAATTGCTTGCGATCGCTTGCAGGTTCAGGTATCCGACTCTCGTTCTTATCCCCAATCCATCGCTTCTTGAAACCTTGAATTAGACTCAGTAAGACGAGAGAATCCCTACTGTTCTAACCACCCCTGAGCCTTTGCCGAAAAAGTTGGCAAAGGCTAATTTTTTGAGGAAGGGAAAGGCTATTTAAACCGGCTTTAACTTTAAGAATGGAGGCATTTTTGCAGGCCGGTTTCCCCGGAGTGATGGCTGATTAAGCCATTACCATTCCCCCATCCACATTAATCGTTTGCCCGGTGATATAAGCCGCAGCCGGGTCCGCCGCGAGGAAGCGAACTAAACCGGCCACTTCTTCAGGTTCCCCATAACGACCGAGGGGGATAAATTTGAGGATTTCTTCCCCACCTTTGAGGTCTTTGGTCATATCCGTGGATATGAATCCGGGGGCAACTGCATTGACTGTAATCCCCCGAGATGCAAGTTCTTTAGCAACAGTTTTGGTAAAGCCAATTACCCCCGCTTTTGCTGCACTGTAGTTTGCTTGGCCGGGATTACCCATTTGACCGGCAACGGAAGCAATATTAATAATCCGACCGGATTTTTGTTTGAGCATGAGTTTGCTGACGGCGCGAGTACAGAGAAAAACTCCGGTGAGATTGGTGTCAATGACGGCTTGCCAATCTTCCAGTTTCATTCTTAACAGGAGAGTGTCGCGAGTAATTCCAGCATTATTGACTAAAATATCGATGCGTCCCCATTGATCCGTCACGGTTTTGATCAAGGCATCGACGGAATCAACGTTGCTAATATCGGCTTGGATGGCAGTTGCCTCGCCACCAGCGGCGGTGATTTCCTCCACCAGTTGATCGGCGGCGGTACTATTACTGGAATAGTTAACGGCAATTTTAGCTCCTTCGGCGGCGAGGGCGACTGCAGTCGCCCGACCAATTCCCCGCGAAGCACCCGTCACCACCGCTACGCGATCGCGCAATCGTTGCACCTGTTCTGGCAATGCTTCCATAGAGAGTATCCTTCTTTTCACTACTTTTTGAACTCAACCATCTTACCGGGTCAGAGGCAGCAACAAATCGCAGAGTTGGGCTTTTTGAGCAAGTCGCCGAGGGAGTCATCGGGTTTAATCGGTCCGGGTCAATGGGGTAAAGTTAAACAATAAGTTTGTAAGACTCATTTTATGAAACAGATCCTTCACCGAATCACCTCCTGGAAAGCCGGATTCACCGGACTCCTGTTATCCATCGTGGCGATCGCCTTAGCAACCCTAGTGGCAGTGGCACCCGCTGCGGCAACCGGGGTTTATCAAATGCCGATTCTCCATGCTGGCGATCGCACCTGGACCCTTGATGATGCCGAAGTCCTCAGTCGCCTCACCGAAGGCAATCTCAACAAAGCCCTTAGCGCACTCCAAAAAGACACCGGCAACGAAGTTCGTCTCGTCACCATTCGCCGCCTAGACTATGGCGAAACCATTGATAGTTTTACCGAAAAACTTTTTGAAAAATGGTTTCCCACCCCAGAAGAAGGGGCCCATCAAACCTTACTGGTGG from Laspinema palackyanum D2c harbors:
- a CDS encoding DMT family transporter, which produces MKPAPWTLILILGLGIFALSTGAILIRLAFQAAGVQGVGFSLILAASRLSLAALLLLPAWRNIKPQPLQSGAIIYAGVAGGFLALHFATWITSLSYTSIAASTAIVTTNPVWIALFSFLFGEKPNSKTLVGMTLALIGGLAIGLSGTESSAIASHPLLGNSLALIGSWAISGYLLLGKEAQRRGMGIGSYAAIAYSSAALILLPLPLLWGTRYLGYPPSVYGYVLLMAIGPQLIGHTSFNWGLRWISPTLVTLVILFEPVGASILGYFIFGELPGMGVIGGAVVLLIGVAIAALATRPIPSES
- a CDS encoding DUF1830 domain-containing protein, producing MLLNSTLEEQVKNDPAFPHLLCFHSNSTPYLQIIKLINSKDFELERVLFPQQRLMFTAAPEAQLEITTCQNGIPGRPERIACDRLQVQVSDSRSYPQSIAS
- the fabG gene encoding 3-oxoacyl-[acyl-carrier-protein] reductase; the encoded protein is MEALPEQVQRLRDRVAVVTGASRGIGRATAVALAAEGAKIAVNYSSNSTAADQLVEEITAAGGEATAIQADISNVDSVDALIKTVTDQWGRIDILVNNAGITRDTLLLRMKLEDWQAVIDTNLTGVFLCTRAVSKLMLKQKSGRIINIASVAGQMGNPGQANYSAAKAGVIGFTKTVAKELASRGITVNAVAPGFISTDMTKDLKGGEEILKFIPLGRYGEPEEVAGLVRFLAADPAAAYITGQTINVDGGMVMA
- the psb32 gene encoding photosystem II repair protein Psb32 yields the protein MKQILHRITSWKAGFTGLLLSIVAIALATLVAVAPAAATGVYQMPILHAGDRTWTLDDAEVLSRLTEGNLNKALSALQKDTGNEVRLVTIRRLDYGETIDSFTEKLFEKWFPTPEEGAHQTLLVVDTLTNNSAIRTGDDIKSLLSAEIAESVAQETLQVPLREGDKYNQALTDASDRMIAVLSGQPDPGPPIVDTSLDIERTFATAEETDTGNATMVVIVLLVLATVIPMATYYFYQGGFLQ